Genomic DNA from Manihot esculenta cultivar AM560-2 chromosome 15, M.esculenta_v8, whole genome shotgun sequence:
ttttttttttttttggtagagTAAAGGAGCTGGACCTTCAGTTATATTCCTGCTATTAAATTTGGATTATGAAGCAATTTAGAcccaaaaaaagagaaaaagaaaacaaatattTGCCTATGACAACAGCAACTCTCTTCCCAAAATCTTACCTTCTACTTTTTCTGCAGTCTTCACCACATCAATTAAAGAAACTAAAAAAACACTTCAGAAGACTATTCCCATCGCACCTTCTCTACCACAAAAGGGTATTTTCAGGGTAATTCTAGACTATTAACTAAGATTCAGGTAAATTTAGATGTCAATATTAGAAATATCTTGTTTGGCTaacaaaaaagaaatttaaaattttgaatttgaaatggATGTGATTATCCAATAAAAGTTGAACTTGAATTTCAAGAAACATTGTTAATATTGTCATTCATCCCCTTATATTTATCTTGAATTTATTGAAAACTAATTCATATTTTTTGTAAACCTcccaaataaaatatttgattcaAATCCAAATCCATGGATTCAAACATAAAATATCCGATTTCCttctcttattttcttcttttctaaAGGACACAAATATTCAGTTCCTTGACGTTTAATTTAATCCCCATTTTGACACCCCTAAatctaaaataaagaaattaatgtTCGTAGTTCCAAGAAGTAAaaattagagagagagagagagagagagagagattaaaCAATAGGGTAATGTAACCAGTTGCAAAGTTAAATTGATGATGTTTCAAAGAGACACAAACACAATAATCAAGAACCTAAATTAAAGCATACTTACTGGGTTGGAAGATTTCCTGGACCATGAAAGAACTTGCCGATGTTAGAGTATCTCCGATTCTCATCATGAGCTACACCTCTACCTACGCCATACCCAAATCCGTAGCCAATTCCACAACCAGCACCGAACCCAAAACCCATTTGTAAACCAGGAATCCCAGGACCCAGTCCAACACCTGATGAATTTCCATTGCAgaacaattaaaaaaacaagAGGCAAAAATAAAAAGGTAGCAGAATAAGCGATTTACCTCCGATAAGGCCGACGCCAAAGCCAACACCGCAGCCGGCGCCGAGGCCAAAAGCGGGGCCGGCCTTGCCAAAGTTCTTAAACCTCACCTCTGGAAGCTTCCAGAGTAAACCCTTTTCTTCTTCGTCGCCTCTGTTATAATTGTTCATCTCTCTGCTTGCTCTGTGCGTTTACCTTGTCTTCGCAGTTGCAGATCGTGGCCGATTCGGAGCTTTCTACCCTTAAAGTGAGAGCGAACTTCAAAAACtacaatattttcaaaatcttttTCGTCGTGTTTATCACTTCAACAAATTTTAGCGTGTTCTTACTTTTTTTCCCATTTAGGTGGTTGGGGCATGGCACTCCAGTCCAGTGGATTAAAtcaagttatatatatatatactaattttttatctataataatatgtaatattacacattattatatttttagaaaaatattaaacattattataatattaaaattctaaaaaaatataatataaaataatttttatgtgaAAAGCAGACTTAATAAGCTTCAGTATTCAGGTGTGCTTCAATATTAAAGTATTAATCCGGTGTATATATATGATTTTGTATGATTTTCAAAGTACAATTACTTTTACATAATATTTGTAGCCCAATTATATGATTCATGATTTTATGAGCATTTGGTAAAAAATGAAACTAATATTAAcaataattttgatattatcaataaattgttcttattattaaattttaattgttgaaTTAAATGagaatttgttatttttttataaaagaaataggccagattgaatttaaaaataaaaatttaaagaaaatagttcacttaaatttaatttttaatttaaaattaaaaaaataataatggcaGTTGCATGGTTGAGCCATGCAACTGCAAAAATCATGGATTAGCgagaataaatattataattcagGCTTTATATGCGATCTTTATGgagaaatattataatttcctGTAATTTTTAGATTATGAATACAAATGCATCATTtgtttttcataattatatatTCACTACGTTGTAGACTTTCTGATTTTGTactgtatatatatacatgaaACATTAAGGGTTTATTGATGAGAATTACACCTGATCccaataaatattaaatgagtTAAATAGCTTCTAGATGATATCTTATGCTATGAAAAGTAAGGGCGTAAATGAATCAAACCGTTTGTGAACTATTCGAGATTCGGTTCAATAAAAATTCGACCGAATTCGACTCAATTTCTAAATGAGTCAAAttcgaacttaatttttaggctcgtttaGTAAACGAGCTATACTTGAACTTCATAATATTCGGCTCATTAAGACTCGTGAGCTCGGCTCATTAAGACTCGTGAACTCGACTCATTTCTGAATTCATGAGTAGACTTACGAATAGGCTCATGAATAATCTCGTTAAGTAAGgttaaattattatcataaaaaaaataaattcaaatcctACATATACTTTAATGAGCCaaacctaaattttttaaaattcagctctatatagtttagttaccctcttaaacttgcatatattttgatcattaagatttaaaaactcatctttataagtttatgaactaatttatagatataattatttaattaaaattattttagtttttaactaaaatttattatacatgtaaataaattgaactacTCGTGAATTATTCGAGATTAAACTTGATAAAAGTTTGACTCAACTTGATAAAAACTCGACTTGTCTAAAttcgtttgctaaacgagccaaaTTTGAGTTTCTTAATACTCGATTCAAGTTTGAAATGAGTAAATCTCGAATTCAGCTCGAGTCGAAAAATTTTTAACAAACTAAACTTGAACTTTTCAAAACTCGGCTCGACTCGATTTGGTTCGTTTACACCCATAatgaaaagataaaaataaaataaaaaaatagagaagataTTCAAAAATTAAGAAGAATTAGGTTTCAATTCTAGGTCATTTGGTTAAAGGCATGctccatgtaatacccggctaaatcaggcatcagaattcctaccgtccggtggaattcaaggatgtcagaggtatctagaagggtagagtgaaggttttctaaacgaTTTTTAAGACTGATGGgtttaagtatttttaaggATTTGGTtaagaaaagagttaagttttgtggagaattagccaaaggagtttctgtcatgttcggcccccgaatggtaagttcggccgccgaaagtgcccaatgttcggcccccgaaggttatgttcggcccccgaaagtttcatggttttgcatgcagtttcggcagccgaagctgaggtggtcggttagttgtgcacactcctcagtccgtggtttggccaggtgttcacctccagatcatgaccagaggtttggccacgtctcccttgactcatctgcaagcttttatcagcttaggcaGAGGGTTGGTCATGTTGTCagtgagtttgcatgttgttgaGAGAgaagtgaggttttgaggtgtggaagctttggaggaggatttGCTGAGtgtggttgttcctcttctgatttcaggaggtaagggaagtttttatatttgtttttaatgagttttaacagctttttaaCGAGGGTATGGGAGTTTATGtcgagttgcatgcttaggttagttttgatgagttaatggtgtaagtatgtgtatgtgttatgtttgttgttttgttggggttttaagttagttatgGACCCCTTGAagcatgtacatgagtatatgcatcGTTTGAGAGGTTGAATGCATGCTTTGGGGAGTATGGAAAGAGTTGGGAGGCTGGTTGAagcttgaagctgagttctggatgaactcaggttcggccgccgaaagtccaagttaggccgccgaacatgcctgactttcgtctctggaggagacattcggccgccgaaggtgctgccgaaggtgccctgtccagccttcctttgcttgttttgcctgcatgttttgaggtgttctagaggggttttggggaattgttttatcagtggcatagagtatgtgtggtgcctcatttacatcctccattgtaggattggacccgaggaaccgcagagtttagcagtcgtagcggtctcagagttagaggtagcccagagttagccaagtagaggctacaggtgagtggaactaactgtactattttacattcagaaatgacacgaatctagcatgatccatgcatcataaaatgctatgttatgtattaggttgtattgcattagattccacgaatatgctgcattgcataagctgatatttgtgtggatgaatgttggatgatccttagcccttgatagagcacagatacagagttatggcatgagatagccataccaggtcgcccctggatagtccaggtcgctcctggtactatgagtgagacagctgggctgtcagatcagagctcagagcagtccaggtgaggcctaatcgcccctggcacagttggacatgttatgatatgagttacgtaagagaagtccaggcgaggcctaatcgcccctggcaagttggacatattactatatgtatacagtaaagggctattggtgacaagttcatccttgagatgatatgtttgtgatgtgatgcatttcatgagagcatgtaatgaatgaactgtttttattgttcctcctcactgggctctagagctcatcccgctcccttaaccccagttttgcaggttctgagatagctatgggaagttaaagtcagcaagagtacagaggaaagttatgcatgaatatatgttgtaatagcatagtggacatgctgTAATTAAAAGAATAGTTGTGATGTAATCTATCGATATGTATtggcatatactggatagacttgtgctttccctagtgtctttgctgtCGTGTGATGTGTCGTGTGATGTATGAGTAATCCCttggtacatgaatcctgttttacgtttcttgatgagaaatgtgtaaggtaggcttaatgtatggcttcaatgagataccagtgggatgtgttacagattgtgttactccctggaccacagcagatagtagtccctggtacaggccctgagggccatttcagattgacatatctgagtagcagtggttaaacctacagagttttacaggattgtgagtattgttttgtattatgaatgggatttatcaggtacacagagagtatagttggctgactacgggtcccggcggccttaagccgatctggatcctagtgccagtgatggttcggaccgttactgaggggtaccggtttccgggtcgttacactccatagacttcttttatttttctaaacctTTTGCATTAGATCTAAGATACATTTAGACCTTAGAATTAATTGGGTTTAGATTAAATAAGGGGTAGCCAAATGAAAGCTCTTTGGCCCATTCGGCCAGTCTAAAGTGTATGaagttcaatttttaatttttataatttgtggGAGATCTTagactaaataattaaaatataattaaattaaatcagtttCTAAATCAATTCAATCAAATCCCATTTGGCCGACCAACTGAAGAAAAAGGGAGAGATTTCTTTTCGATTTTATTTCCATCTTATTTAATCATTATATTCTCTTCTAAAATCCTAGCAACCAAAAAGCAAAAATATGCACTCAATTAGGCAGTCCACCACTCTTCTCCCTTAACCTCTAAAAATTCTCTCAACCTCCCTAAAAAAAGGAAACAAAAAAGGAACTCTAGACATCTCCCTTTTAAAGAGTGTTGCCACCCTTTCTTGCCTCTCTTTTgctttatttgattcaaaataatttctttCAAGAACAATAAATCTTGGTATATTAATATTAGtatattctttaatttatttttgtgtgTTACTCGCCGCTTGCATTAATTTTGATATGATATTTAAGAGTAATAcaattttatgcatgttggtatGGAGGTACTCCATTCTTTCTAAGTTATTTTGTAATGACCCGAGAACCGGACTACTACcagcgctagggttcagattgACTTAAAGTCGCCAAAgactgtagcaagcctactatacatcctattaCACCTAatataatctcatacatgatcacacgacAACAAAAATATAACCATTACATGAACCAAGACTCGAcctatgcatgcatcataattgaaaacataaaaacccatactagagcactcatcaaatgctcaagtatggtcaacattacatgcctTAAGCTCGGTTCAAATATAAACTTCtacttaaaaacttttacataaaaggatcatgaagTAGAGATTACAAGGAAGAATCCggacaaagcacaattctaatccataaataaatacatgtccacagTTATACTATTACAACAGGCTATACCAATAACTCAGCCGACTTCACGAgctatctctgatcctgcaaacctggggttaggaaaAATGGGATAAGTTACAAGAGCCtaatgagcagaacataaaaaaatcattcagtaaaacatatgatcatatgaatacgtcacaacacaaataattcacatcaagatggacttgtcaccagtagcgctctacaaattccaatagtgcccggcCCATGATAGATGCTCCttaggactttctcttaaatataacataacataatatatccatAGTGTCAGGGGCATTGAATGGGTCTTGActtagactttctcttacatattgtcaggagcgtagaatgggcctcgacctggacttctgtatccatcataacatatcataacatactcaagggctagtgggtcatctaaCATCCatcaacaacaacaataaattatgtaatgcatcatattcgtgaa
This window encodes:
- the LOC110601018 gene encoding keratin-associated protein 6-2, with product MNNYNRGDEEEKGLLWKLPEVRFKNFGKAGPAFGLGAGCGVGFGVGLIGGVGLGPGIPGLQMGFGFGAGCGIGYGFGYGVGRGVAHDENRRYSNIGKFFHGPGNLPTQDEIGGLIDELVINTKKLVRATSREIEKWRK